The Oncorhynchus masou masou isolate Uvic2021 chromosome 2, UVic_Omas_1.1, whole genome shotgun sequence genomic sequence TCTGAATGCTGGGGGATCTCTGAATGCTGGGGGATCTCTGGAATGCTAGGGGGATCTCTGCAATACTGGGGGATCTCTGAATGCTGGGGGATCTCTGAATGCTGAGGGATCTCTGAATGACGGGGGATCTCTGGAATACTGAGGGATCTCTGAATGCTGGGGATCTCTGAATACTGGGATGCTGGATGCTGGGGACTGAATGCTGGGGATCTTCTGAATACTGGGGGGATCTCTGAATAGCTGGGGGATCTCTGAATACTGGGGGATCTCTGAATACTGGGGGATCTCTGAATACTGGGGGATCTCTGAATGCTGAGGGATCTCGGAATGCTGGGGACCTTGAAATTGGGGATCTGAACGCTGGGGATCTCTGAATACTGGGGGATCTCTGAATACTGGGGGATCTCTGAATGCTGGGGGATCTCTGAATGCTGGGGGATCTCTGAATGCTGGGGGATCTCTGAATGCCAGGATGCTCTGAATGCTGGGATCTCTGAATACTGGGGGATCTCTGAATGCTGGGGATCTCTGAATGCTGGGGGATCTCTGAATGCTGGGGGATCTCTGGAATGCTGGGGGATCTCTGGAATGCTGGGGATCTCTGAATGCTGAGGGATCTCTGAATGCTGGGGGATCTCTGAATGCTGGGGGATCTCTGAATACTGGGGGATCTCTGAATACTGGGGGATCTCTGAATGCTGGGGGATCTCTGAATGCTGGGGGATCTCTGAATGCTGGGGGATCTCTGAATGCTGGGGGGATCTCTGAATACTGGTGGGTCTCTGAATGCTGGTGGATCTCTGAATGCTGGGGGATCTCTGAATGCTGGGGGATCTCTGAATGCTGAGGGATCTCTGAATACTGGGGGATCTCTGAAAGCTGGGGGATCTCTGAATGCTGGTGGGTCTCTGAATGCTGGGGTTCTGAATGCTGGGGGATCTCTGAATGCTGGGGGATCTCTGAATGCTGGGGTTCTGATGCTGGGGATCTCTGAATGCTGGGGATCTCTGAATGCTGGTGGGTCTCTGCTGGGGATCTCTGAAGGACCAAGTTAACGAACACTGCCATACAGTATAAGACAGCGGAGGCTGGTGGAGGAAAAATGCctgtcctccccatctctccctccaccagcctccactgctacaGGAGGAGTCCATTGTACTGTAGCTACCTCTGTGTCCGGCTGCGTTGGTCTTCCAGTCGTTGGCCTTCAGGTGGACAGGCCTGGACGTCTTGACCAGCAGGTGCTGGATATCTCTCCAGCTGACCAATGGGCTGGAACAACATAAATAAATGTGTTGCAGCGTGCCCTGATGAACACGACCCAATACATACAGTTTTCATGACTTAGCTTGTGGTTTGTGCCCGGGTCTTAAGGAAATCACAAAGAAGGCAGTAAGAAATGACAGCTGTTTACCCATATTGTTTTCCTTACACAGTATGGCCAAAAGTAGAAAACTATAGAAATAAGTCAAATGTATTTGCACAAGTCACTCACAAATAGTTTGACGTTTTACTTAATTAAAATCATTTAGAAGATCAATTTGCTCATTAAAATCTGATGTAGAGCGATCAAATGAAATGTACCCCATTCTGCAGTTGTATCATTGTGTATCATTGTCTAATTGTGTATTAAgcacgtaattagagcagtaaaaatgcaTGTTTTGTCAAACCCGTGAtctaccacggctgtcagcctgtcagcattcagggctcgaaccaatTTATAATTGAGTATTGCGCACATAGTCTATATCCGGGGCTCCTCCCACTGTCTAGGAGACAACTATGAGCTACATGACCCAGTAACAGCAGTAAGATGGAACACCATTAACACATCTAGTTAGTATTCCATCTATTATTATCTTCAATTATTCTCTGTTATCTACAGACATGGGAATAGTCAAATAGTCCCTGATCCACAGGTGCAGAGCTACTGAAGGTGTGAACACAAATCACCCCTGCTACTACCTGAGTTCCTCAGCTCAAATGTATGTGTGTGATGCGTGCGTTTGGCGTGCGTGCCAAAACATCCCATGAACCGTTCTCCTAAAAGAATGTGGACCCTGAAAAGGGATGTCCTTCCACAGTAATGAACCAGTTATGAGAAAAACGCCACGATGTTGAGACTCCAGAGTCTGTGCAACGTCAAGATAAGACCTCCTTGACAGGACAGATGTCACTGAAAGGTCTaatcagacagacggacagacagactgtagacagaaacaagaaaagagggatggagggatagggtagagagagaaagagggatggagggatagggtagagagagagagagagggatgggggaatagggtaatgagagagaggggtggagggattgtgtagagagagagggggatggagggatagtgtagagagagagagggatggagggatagtcttgagagagaagagggatggagggatagggtagagagagagagggatggagggatagtgtagagagagagagggatggagggatagtgtagagagagagagggatggagggatagtcttgagagagagagagggatggagggatagggtagagagagagagagggatggagggatagggtagagagagaaagagggatggagggatagggtagagagagaaggagggatggagggatagggtagagagagaaagagggatggagggatagggtagagagaggagatggaggataaggtagagagagagagatggagggatagggtagagagagaaagagggatggagggatagggtaagagaaagagggatggagggatagggtagagagaaagagagatggagggatagggtagagagaaagagagatggagggatagggtagagagagaaagagggatggagggatagggtagagagagaaagagggatggagggatagtgtagagagaaagagagatggagggataagggtagagagagaagagggatggagggatagggtagagagagagagagggatggagggatagggtagagagattgaggatggagggatagggtagagagaggggatggagggatagggtagagagagagggatggaggatagggtagagagaggggatggagggatagggtagaggaggggggaggagagagaaggagatggagggatagtgtAGAGAGaattgagggatggagggatagggtagagagagagggatggagggatagggtagagagaaagagggatggagggggatagggtagagagaagagggatggagggatagggtagagagagaaagagggatggagggatagggtagagagaaagagagatggagggatagggtagagagagaaagagggatggagggatagggtagagagagaaagagggatggagggatagggtagagagagaaagagggatggagggatagtgtagagagaaagagagatggagggatagggtagagagagagggatggagggatagggtagagagagagggatggagggatagggtagagagagagggatggagggatagggtagagagattgagggatggagggatagggtagagagagagggatggagggatagggtagagagagagggatggagggatagggtagagagagaaagagggatggagggatagggtagagagagaaagagggatggagggatagtgtagagagattgagggatggagggatagggtagagagagaaagagggatggagggatagggtagagagagaaagagggatggagggatagtgtagagagattgagggatggagggatagggtagagagagagggatggagggatagggtagagagagagggatggagggatagggtagagagagagggatggagggattgggtagagagagagggatggagggatagggtagagagagagggatg encodes the following:
- the LOC135552681 gene encoding uncharacterized protein LOC135552681, encoding MGPLVSWRDIQHLLVKTSRPVHLKANDWKTNAAGHRDPQQRPTSIQRSPAFRDPQHQNPSIQRSPSIQRSPSIQNPSIQRPTSIQRSPSFQRSPSIQRSLSIQRSPSIQRSPSIQRSTSIQRPTSIQRSPQHSEIPQHSEIPQHSEIPQHSEIPQYSEIPQYSEIPQHSEIPQHSEIPQHSEIPSIPEIPQHSRDPPAFRDPPAFRDPQHSEIPQYSEIPAFRASWHSEIPQHSEIPQHSEIPQHSEIPQYSEIPQYSEIPSVQIPNFKVPSIPRSLSIQRSPSIQRSPSIQRSPSIQRSPSYSEIPPVFRRSPAFSPQHPASQYSEIPSIQRSLSIPEIPRHSEIPQHSEIPQHSEIPQYCRDPPSIPEIPQHSEIPQHSEIPQHSEIPSIQRSSFRDPPAFRDPSAFRDPPEALRSPAFRGPRPFKSPAFRDPPDIQESHSIQRSPSIQRSPALNPSAFQRSPSIPEIPSDSEIPPCIQRSTSIQRSLIAATPDLTTCHRELKPL